A genomic window from Photobacterium gaetbulicola Gung47 includes:
- a CDS encoding putative phosphatase/nucleotidase (COG0737) yields the protein MKNKTFKLATLSAAILLASAGSYAETPTTIAECKTFEPTPSVIVKSENNELTSQTITIGATGDMHGRIFAYDYALDGVDRNAGFSKIATLLRDERTSNDNFLLIDLGDTVQGNSAELFNNDPVHPVVETMNSLNYDVWVPGNHEFDFERAFLERSLETFNGSVISSNVVWDKNSVDCKANEAEVPFLRGYQIFDYNGAKVAVIGLTPSYVKVWNASNPENFRNLDFRDELEAVTETVNSVIDQYQPDVVIGALHHGRKEHGRGVHEIASKLADKFDVIFMGHEHARFIEQVEKGADITAEMPEISVGGNSELEDKAKSGVYNAQNRHEKVKIIEPGNWGWALAKAEIELEKDQQGKWQIVDTTLSNRKVENVQEDKQLQQQMQQIHDASVEDANIMIGKVKGNFTNSAGGFADEAVLEEQVLNSEGLRLYSSIHNGKLADMPITDLINQIQIMNIEQKGSDAEGNSIKVDVSAAALFSDGSNLFDGQEYRKKDSANLYMYDNQLVAVSIKGEQLKQYMEWSYGYFNTYQENDITVSFDPAIPAYNYDIFDGSIHYTVDLSKTVGERIDITEIRGGKFNPDADYVLAINDYRLGTLLGQAWIIREQVIWDSSNEPVYAVRDMITEYVENEGVLDRSKFENVNWYIKQYGQSKATGEVTEKGDILSLREGVGAELWQKLQNKEICVMRSGPGARNSINVSVNLSDETTWFANPNYSAEATQQALYEGCAYSNQPK from the coding sequence ATGAAAAATAAAACCTTTAAGCTTGCCACGTTAAGTGCTGCAATTTTGCTGGCTTCTGCGGGAAGCTATGCAGAAACCCCTACAACAATAGCTGAATGTAAAACCTTTGAACCGACGCCATCGGTTATCGTAAAAAGCGAGAATAACGAACTAACAAGCCAGACCATCACCATTGGTGCGACCGGCGATATGCACGGTCGTATCTTTGCGTATGACTATGCCCTTGACGGTGTCGACAGAAATGCCGGTTTCTCGAAAATTGCGACTTTGCTTCGTGATGAGCGGACCAGCAATGACAACTTCCTGCTGATTGACTTGGGCGATACGGTCCAGGGGAACTCGGCAGAGCTGTTCAACAATGATCCGGTTCACCCTGTGGTTGAAACCATGAACAGCTTGAACTACGACGTGTGGGTACCGGGTAACCACGAGTTTGATTTCGAGCGCGCTTTCCTCGAGCGTAGCCTTGAGACCTTCAACGGTTCGGTGATTTCTTCCAATGTGGTTTGGGACAAGAACTCGGTTGACTGTAAAGCTAACGAGGCCGAGGTGCCTTTCCTGCGCGGTTATCAGATCTTCGATTATAACGGTGCCAAAGTGGCGGTTATCGGTCTGACGCCGTCTTACGTGAAGGTATGGAATGCGTCTAATCCAGAAAACTTCCGCAACCTGGATTTCAGAGATGAGCTGGAAGCGGTGACCGAAACAGTCAACTCGGTTATTGACCAATACCAGCCGGATGTGGTGATTGGTGCCTTGCACCATGGCCGCAAGGAGCATGGTCGCGGCGTACATGAAATAGCTTCAAAGCTGGCTGACAAGTTCGATGTGATTTTCATGGGCCACGAGCACGCACGCTTCATTGAGCAAGTGGAGAAAGGCGCGGATATCACGGCTGAAATGCCTGAAATTTCGGTTGGCGGTAACAGCGAACTGGAAGACAAGGCGAAATCCGGTGTGTACAACGCCCAGAACCGTCACGAGAAAGTGAAGATTATCGAGCCGGGGAACTGGGGCTGGGCACTGGCCAAGGCGGAGATCGAGCTAGAGAAAGATCAACAAGGCAAGTGGCAGATTGTTGATACCACGCTATCAAACCGTAAAGTCGAGAATGTTCAAGAAGACAAGCAGTTGCAACAGCAGATGCAGCAGATCCATGATGCTTCTGTTGAAGATGCCAATATTATGATTGGTAAGGTGAAAGGTAACTTCACCAACTCAGCAGGTGGCTTTGCCGATGAAGCGGTACTGGAAGAGCAGGTACTCAACAGCGAAGGCCTACGCCTATACAGCTCCATCCATAACGGCAAACTGGCCGATATGCCGATTACTGATTTGATCAATCAGATCCAAATCATGAACATCGAGCAGAAAGGATCTGACGCTGAAGGTAACAGCATTAAAGTCGATGTGTCTGCGGCAGCCTTGTTCTCGGATGGCTCTAACTTGTTCGATGGTCAGGAGTACCGTAAGAAAGACAGTGCCAACCTGTACATGTATGACAACCAGTTAGTCGCAGTCAGCATTAAGGGCGAGCAGCTGAAACAGTACATGGAGTGGTCGTACGGTTACTTCAATACCTATCAGGAAAACGATATTACCGTATCTTTCGATCCTGCGATCCCGGCGTATAACTACGATATCTTCGATGGTTCAATCCACTACACGGTTGACTTGAGCAAGACTGTCGGTGAGCGTATTGATATCACTGAAATCCGCGGCGGCAAATTTAACCCAGACGCGGATTATGTATTGGCGATCAACGATTACCGTTTAGGTACCCTGCTTGGCCAAGCGTGGATCATCCGCGAGCAGGTGATCTGGGATTCTTCCAACGAACCTGTATATGCCGTACGTGACATGATCACCGAGTACGTCGAGAACGAAGGTGTGTTGGATCGCAGCAAGTTCGAAAACGTAAACTGGTACATCAAGCAATATGGCCAGTCGAAGGCAACCGGTGAAGTTACAGAAAAAGGTGACATCCTATCGCTGCGAGAAGGTGTGGGTGCCGAGCTTTGGCAGAAACTACAAAACAAAGAAATTTGTGTGATGCGCTCCGGCCCTGGTGCACGTAACTCGATTAACGTGTCGGTAAACCTTAGCGACGAAACAACGTGGTTTGCTAACCCTAACTATTCTGCAGAAGCGACTCAGCAAGCTCTGTATGAAGGCTGTGCGTACAGCAACCAGCCCAAGTAA
- a CDS encoding putative transcriptional regulator SyrB (COG0583), translating to MSKDYNLLRLLVVLYETRQTVTAAKKLNVSQPTVSLMLKKLREQFNDELFVRDGNRFEPTAKCIDLVEKVPFILDQLDELYTNDQQWQIEQMCGEVTLFFPPTLMAPVAAPLIAKLTLLAPGLTVNCQPWSPMSLHDLANHRAYWGVSYLPMETNKNVVQKSLPDDRFMLVTRRGHPLTINDLQEVLKYPLCVSVIPGYIEASKVEMLIKKYKLEKNVNVRSSDMSMMLELIKQSDAIGVMSEKNGPLLNDQFQTYPLPEVLYQDTFRRQAAFFCHLRDRHSPFTEWLYREVKSLFDASDKVL from the coding sequence ATGAGCAAAGACTATAATCTACTACGATTGTTGGTGGTGTTGTACGAAACCCGCCAGACGGTAACGGCGGCGAAAAAACTGAATGTCAGCCAGCCTACGGTCAGCCTTATGCTCAAAAAGCTTCGCGAGCAATTTAACGACGAGTTATTTGTACGTGATGGCAACCGTTTTGAGCCGACGGCAAAATGCATAGATTTAGTCGAGAAGGTTCCCTTTATTCTCGACCAGCTCGATGAGCTTTACACCAATGATCAGCAGTGGCAAATCGAGCAGATGTGCGGAGAAGTCACCTTGTTTTTTCCTCCGACATTGATGGCTCCGGTGGCCGCCCCCCTTATTGCCAAGTTGACCCTTCTTGCCCCCGGTTTGACGGTTAATTGTCAGCCTTGGTCGCCGATGAGTTTGCATGATCTTGCCAATCACCGAGCTTATTGGGGGGTGAGCTATTTACCGATGGAAACCAATAAAAATGTGGTCCAAAAGTCACTGCCTGATGACAGATTTATGCTCGTTACCCGAAGAGGCCACCCACTTACCATTAATGATCTTCAGGAAGTATTGAAATACCCGCTCTGCGTCAGTGTCATACCCGGGTATATCGAAGCATCAAAAGTCGAGATGCTGATTAAAAAATATAAGCTAGAAAAAAACGTTAATGTGCGCTCTAGCGATATGAGTATGATGCTGGAACTCATTAAGCAGAGCGACGCAATTGGTGTGATGTCTGAAAAAAACGGGCCACTGCTAAATGATCAATTTCAAACCTATCCTTTGCCTGAAGTTCTGTATCAAGATACCTTCCGTCGTCAGGCCGCTTTTTTCTGCCATCTAAGAGACCGTCACTCACCATTTACCGAGTGGCTGTACCGAGAGGTAAAAAGCTTATTCGATGCGAGTGATAAAGTGCTGTAG
- a CDS encoding arylsulfatase regulator (Fe-S oxidoreductase) (COG0641): protein MTIALPYSLAIKPVGSSCNLDCSYCYYLQHQPGGEKKMDRATAEALIKNHIQSQPGKSKQVDFIWHGGEPLLIGRDFYKDIITLQDKWGEGKCIVNTIQTNGTLINKRWAAFFKQHNIMVGVSIDGPNLLNDIARIDCHGKSSFERTMRGIRLLRDYNVEFNTLTVVNNRTYHSGKQIYDFLKHNGSLYMQFQPCIDHELDRRFDYDWSLSGEQWGTFLCDVFDAWCQRDVGKIYVQFFENCLMILLGRPSQMCHHAQTCGQQLMAEAQGQVYSCDHFGYDSYQIGNARHQSLADMVVSPAQVQFGQSKHNSLCRECKSCDFLPLCNGGCPKNRTLATADTLPLNQLCQGYKMFFNYALPRLLKMVDVMKAGYPAQYYSLF from the coding sequence ATGACGATCGCTTTGCCTTACAGCCTTGCTATCAAGCCTGTTGGATCATCCTGTAACCTTGACTGTAGCTATTGCTATTATTTGCAGCACCAGCCTGGTGGTGAAAAAAAGATGGATAGGGCAACGGCTGAAGCTTTAATTAAAAACCATATCCAATCACAACCTGGCAAGAGCAAGCAGGTCGACTTCATTTGGCATGGTGGTGAACCTTTATTAATTGGCAGAGACTTTTATAAAGACATTATTACCTTGCAGGATAAATGGGGCGAGGGGAAGTGTATCGTCAACACCATTCAGACCAATGGTACTTTGATCAACAAACGCTGGGCAGCTTTCTTCAAGCAACACAACATAATGGTCGGGGTCAGTATTGATGGTCCCAACCTGCTCAATGATATTGCTCGAATAGATTGTCATGGAAAATCGAGCTTCGAGAGGACAATGAGGGGGATCCGGCTGCTTAGGGATTATAACGTCGAATTTAATACCCTGACGGTGGTCAATAACCGTACCTACCATTCGGGTAAGCAGATTTATGATTTCCTCAAGCATAATGGCAGTCTTTATATGCAGTTCCAACCTTGTATCGACCATGAGCTGGACAGGCGTTTTGACTATGACTGGTCACTGTCGGGCGAGCAGTGGGGGACGTTTTTATGTGATGTTTTTGATGCGTGGTGCCAACGTGATGTTGGCAAAATTTATGTGCAGTTTTTTGAAAACTGTCTGATGATTTTGCTGGGGCGACCGAGCCAGATGTGCCACCACGCCCAGACCTGTGGCCAGCAGTTGATGGCAGAAGCCCAGGGGCAGGTGTATAGCTGTGATCACTTTGGCTACGATAGCTACCAGATAGGGAATGCCCGTCACCAATCACTGGCCGATATGGTGGTTAGCCCGGCACAAGTTCAATTCGGTCAAAGTAAACACAACTCACTGTGCCGTGAATGTAAGTCCTGCGACTTTTTGCCGTTGTGCAACGGTGGCTGCCCTAAAAACCGAACGCTCGCGACGGCGGACACGTTGCCGCTCAACCAACTGTGCCAAGGCTATAAGATGTTTTTTAACTATGCTCTGCCAAGGCTGCTGAAAATGGTGGATGTAATGAAAGCAGGCTACCCAGCACAGTATTACTCCTTGTTTTAA
- a CDS encoding hypothetical protein (COG3604), producing the protein MKYVVYLGVCLTSVSAFAQEEAVQDMSDPLAVYTQVGIGATDKGLNLKVGQTYETGRDDTAAMNIIEVKGFLGEKVGWQDGNDDSVDSLRFRNFHVNLTSGRGTQLDVNYDIASESGSASYSLIQALPQMGPVTVYPLVGLGASFINAANSEGEKLFGYALPGTFAVVGTYGKVAMSDKLWLNYNPMWFTTLSGSDSYVDFGLEGDSNVLKHEVALSYQFTPRFNARYFANWSQNEDFKDGGHRLEFNYQL; encoded by the coding sequence ATGAAGTATGTAGTTTACTTGGGCGTATGCCTGACATCGGTGTCGGCATTTGCGCAAGAAGAGGCCGTGCAGGATATGTCAGATCCCCTTGCGGTTTATACGCAGGTCGGCATCGGGGCGACAGATAAAGGACTAAATCTCAAAGTCGGGCAGACCTACGAGACGGGCAGGGATGATACCGCGGCTATGAACATCATAGAGGTAAAAGGTTTCCTCGGGGAAAAGGTGGGTTGGCAGGATGGTAATGATGATAGCGTCGACAGCCTGCGTTTTAGGAACTTTCATGTCAACCTGACCAGTGGGCGCGGAACCCAGCTGGATGTTAATTATGACATTGCCAGTGAGTCGGGCTCGGCATCGTACAGCTTGATACAGGCATTACCGCAAATGGGGCCCGTGACCGTCTACCCTCTGGTCGGGTTGGGGGCCAGTTTCATTAATGCGGCCAATAGCGAGGGCGAGAAACTGTTTGGCTATGCGCTGCCCGGTACGTTTGCTGTGGTAGGGACCTACGGCAAGGTCGCGATGAGCGACAAGCTGTGGCTGAACTACAACCCGATGTGGTTTACCACCTTGTCTGGTAGCGATAGCTATGTCGACTTTGGCCTCGAAGGGGATAGCAATGTGTTGAAGCATGAGGTTGCGCTTTCTTATCAATTTACTCCGCGCTTCAATGCCCGTTATTTTGCCAATTGGTCACAAAATGAAGATTTCAAGGACGGTGGACATCGGCTCGAATTCAATTATCAGCTTTAA
- a CDS encoding hypothetical protein (COG5361) → MMKKTMTKTVLATMLALSGTMAAIPCTAAVDSTIVTTQQALDNEGYVLGVNAYMWGSTLVRMEQIARQYSDVSAPQSDTSYRGPLNEFGHARRLSTPADTDMPTANRDTLYSSAVLDLSQGPLVLSVPDVTDRYYVINMFDMWHNLFQYVGTRETGSLEKEILIVPPGWKADGAIPRELNIVEAPTSKVWLWGRTQVMGEDDYSAAHAIQDQYTLTPLTEYMGGESLQLRPLSPRPGRADDPLRFYVELGEYLKENPVDERQQAMLGQLNKIGISEQGFDRSRLSDTTISAMVKAVADGQKMVMAQQANPTTLEIKDGWVYAFNLDGFGDDNAMRSLIAHPYLGGQGAKEAVYPMAAMDTQGKPLTGQRSYTMKFDGEPPVDAFWSVTVYDAKSKMLVDNPINRYSLNNLSDLKKSPDGSFEITFSHQQPSADTNWLPTPAEGFYVLTRLYIPSKSVLNMDWTVPGLEQR, encoded by the coding sequence ATGATGAAAAAAACGATGACGAAAACCGTGCTAGCCACCATGCTGGCCTTATCTGGCACCATGGCGGCGATACCCTGTACCGCCGCAGTCGACAGCACCATTGTTACCACCCAGCAAGCGTTAGACAACGAGGGTTATGTATTGGGGGTCAATGCCTATATGTGGGGCTCGACGCTCGTCCGTATGGAGCAGATTGCCCGCCAGTACAGCGATGTATCGGCCCCTCAGTCTGATACCAGTTACCGTGGTCCGTTGAATGAATTTGGCCATGCCCGTCGCTTGAGTACCCCCGCCGATACGGATATGCCAACTGCCAACCGCGACACCCTCTATTCCAGTGCGGTACTGGATCTTAGCCAGGGGCCTCTGGTGCTGTCGGTGCCTGATGTGACTGACCGCTACTATGTGATCAACATGTTCGATATGTGGCACAACCTGTTCCAGTACGTCGGCACCCGGGAAACCGGGTCGCTAGAGAAAGAGATATTGATTGTGCCGCCGGGCTGGAAGGCCGATGGTGCGATCCCGCGTGAATTGAATATCGTTGAGGCACCAACTAGCAAAGTATGGCTTTGGGGGCGGACTCAGGTCATGGGCGAAGACGACTACTCTGCTGCCCACGCTATCCAAGATCAATACACCTTAACCCCTTTGACCGAGTACATGGGAGGCGAATCACTTCAACTCCGCCCACTATCGCCACGTCCGGGCAGGGCTGATGATCCATTACGTTTCTATGTTGAGCTGGGCGAATATCTAAAAGAGAACCCCGTTGATGAACGCCAGCAAGCGATGCTGGGCCAGCTCAATAAAATAGGTATCAGCGAGCAAGGGTTTGACCGAAGCAGGTTAAGCGACACAACGATTTCGGCCATGGTTAAAGCGGTCGCCGACGGCCAGAAAATGGTAATGGCACAGCAGGCCAACCCAACCACGTTGGAGATCAAAGATGGCTGGGTCTATGCATTCAACCTTGATGGTTTTGGTGATGATAACGCCATGCGATCCTTGATTGCGCACCCATATCTAGGCGGGCAAGGAGCCAAAGAAGCGGTCTACCCGATGGCAGCGATGGACACGCAGGGCAAGCCTCTGACGGGCCAGCGCAGCTATACCATGAAATTTGACGGTGAGCCGCCGGTCGATGCCTTTTGGTCCGTCACCGTCTACGATGCCAAGTCTAAGATGTTGGTTGATAACCCGATAAACCGCTATAGCCTGAATAACTTATCGGATCTCAAAAAGTCACCGGATGGCTCATTTGAGATCACTTTCTCCCATCAACAACCATCTGCAGATACCAATTGGTTACCCACCCCAGCAGAAGGGTTTTATGTACTGACACGGCTGTATATCCCATCTAAGTCGGTCTTGAACATGGACTGGACAGTGCCAGGTCTAGAACAGCGTTAA
- a CDS encoding sulfatase family protein (COG3119) — MKTNNKNMKSALALSIAAASSSLAFPALADSPNIVAIMVDDVAPMDISVYHRGLGAIKTPNIDRIADNGLMISDYYAQSSSTAGRAAFITGQYPFRSGLTSVGQPGSKLGLKKETPTLAELLKQKGYATVHVGKSHLGDNNSHLPTVHGFDEFYGFLYHLNVMEMPEQPEFPKDPNFVGVPRNVLHSIASNTYDKTDDPRFGAVGKQVITDKGALGKARMKQIDEEFLNFATDWLDRHEAINDDQPYFMWFNPSRMHTITHVRKEYEGVSQTSTYYDALKELDDQIGVLLDKLESLGELDNTIIMFTSDNGVNLDHWPDAGAASFRGQKGTTWDGGFRVPMLVSWPDKFPQGQYVEGMMSAEDWLPTLMAASGEPNIKAQLLAGKVIEGVERVAHIDGYNQMDMLANGGESNRHEFFFYNETDLNAVRVNQWKVHLKTKTTWTEPAKEWPFGVLVNIKADPYERTPDTHGWYHWMKQKSWVLPEFYQAIGQYQKSLQEYPPVQKGTGIGMGNDTIN; from the coding sequence ATGAAAACAAATAATAAAAATATGAAAAGTGCGTTAGCGCTTTCCATCGCGGCTGCCTCGTCGTCGCTGGCTTTTCCGGCATTGGCGGACAGCCCCAATATTGTCGCCATCATGGTTGATGATGTTGCGCCGATGGATATTTCGGTTTATCACCGGGGCTTAGGGGCTATTAAGACACCCAATATTGATCGCATTGCCGATAACGGGCTGATGATCAGCGACTATTATGCCCAGAGCAGCTCGACAGCAGGGCGGGCAGCGTTTATCACGGGGCAATACCCCTTCCGCTCAGGACTGACGTCGGTCGGTCAGCCGGGCTCGAAGCTGGGCTTGAAAAAAGAAACGCCAACGCTGGCTGAGCTTCTGAAGCAAAAGGGCTATGCCACTGTTCATGTCGGTAAGTCCCACCTGGGTGACAATAACAGTCATCTTCCGACCGTCCACGGTTTCGATGAGTTCTATGGGTTCTTATATCACCTTAATGTGATGGAGATGCCCGAGCAGCCAGAGTTTCCGAAAGACCCGAATTTTGTAGGTGTACCTCGCAATGTGCTCCATTCAATTGCGAGCAATACATATGATAAAACCGACGATCCCCGCTTCGGTGCAGTCGGCAAACAGGTTATCACCGATAAAGGAGCGCTTGGCAAAGCGCGCATGAAACAGATTGATGAAGAGTTCCTGAACTTTGCGACTGACTGGCTAGACCGCCATGAAGCAATAAACGATGACCAGCCATATTTCATGTGGTTTAACCCATCACGTATGCATACGATTACCCATGTCCGGAAAGAGTATGAGGGGGTGAGCCAAACCTCCACTTATTATGACGCGCTAAAAGAGTTGGACGATCAAATCGGAGTTTTGCTCGACAAGCTAGAGTCGTTAGGCGAACTCGACAATACCATCATCATGTTTACCTCTGATAACGGGGTGAATTTAGACCACTGGCCCGACGCCGGGGCCGCCTCGTTCAGAGGCCAGAAGGGGACTACCTGGGATGGTGGATTCCGGGTGCCGATGCTGGTCAGCTGGCCGGATAAATTTCCTCAGGGCCAATATGTTGAAGGCATGATGTCAGCCGAGGATTGGCTGCCAACCCTGATGGCTGCCAGCGGTGAGCCAAATATCAAAGCACAGCTGCTCGCAGGGAAAGTTATCGAGGGCGTTGAGCGGGTTGCGCACATCGACGGCTATAACCAGATGGATATGTTGGCCAATGGCGGCGAAAGCAATCGCCACGAATTCTTTTTCTATAACGAAACCGATCTCAATGCTGTTCGGGTCAACCAGTGGAAGGTCCATTTAAAGACCAAAACAACCTGGACAGAGCCAGCTAAAGAGTGGCCATTCGGGGTGCTGGTCAATATCAAAGCCGATCCGTACGAGCGTACCCCCGATACCCATGGTTGGTATCACTGGATGAAGCAAAAATCGTGGGTATTGCCGGAGTTCTACCAAGCGATAGGCCAATACCAAAAGTCGTTGCAAGAGTACCCGCCGGTCCAAAAAGGCACCGGTATCGGGATGGGTAATGACACCATCAATTAA
- a CDS encoding phosphatidylserine decarboxylase (COG5361): MNKTLLASLVCSSIGLMTITGSYAAESQPSAEEELAYNLGVQAFIYGAGPLTVAAVRQTSTSVDAPMDNAMAPLNQMGKTRVLSGPQDRIVPTVNNDTLYSQAHYDLDLSGPMVLEIPRTDDRYYIVQLLDAYSDSITDIHRNNAGVRGAKFLLVNQGWEGDIPEGIDALIESRTPMVWLIQRTGVSGEQDTQAALEVHDKFISYPLTELGANHGPVELKKSSGRIPPMAKPQGLEWYALIDQELRKNPLSEDAAMVEQFKYIGIGGDEPFDPDNLSDTQKKGLLRALQSSQQIIHYAGRSIGTSNNGWSMMFEGGQYGNDYLSRASINLRAAGLNVPERALYPNRYTDADGNQLSGAHQYRMTMPADAPAEAFWSLTMYDAENLYMVENKINRYSISTNRPGELAYNPDGTLTICIQNEQPKDNGCNWLPAPEDDFYLHMRLYEPTEAVLNNTYPLPQVERVM, encoded by the coding sequence ATGAATAAAACACTATTGGCCAGCCTAGTCTGTAGCTCGATTGGGCTAATGACTATCACCGGCTCTTATGCCGCTGAAAGCCAGCCCTCGGCAGAAGAAGAACTCGCCTACAACTTGGGCGTGCAGGCCTTCATTTACGGTGCAGGCCCTCTCACCGTCGCGGCGGTACGCCAGACGTCAACCTCGGTCGATGCACCGATGGACAATGCCATGGCCCCGCTCAACCAGATGGGCAAAACACGGGTACTGTCTGGGCCACAAGATAGAATTGTACCGACCGTCAATAACGATACCTTATATTCACAGGCCCACTATGATCTTGATCTCTCTGGGCCTATGGTGCTTGAAATTCCCAGAACGGACGACCGGTACTATATCGTCCAGTTACTGGATGCCTACTCAGACTCCATTACCGATATCCACCGCAATAATGCCGGAGTCCGAGGCGCTAAATTCCTGCTGGTAAACCAAGGGTGGGAAGGAGACATACCAGAGGGTATAGATGCGCTTATCGAATCAAGAACCCCAATGGTATGGCTGATCCAAAGAACCGGGGTATCGGGTGAGCAGGACACCCAGGCGGCGCTGGAAGTCCACGATAAATTTATCAGCTATCCATTAACTGAGCTTGGCGCTAACCATGGCCCGGTTGAACTCAAAAAATCCTCTGGCCGGATTCCGCCCATGGCCAAGCCGCAGGGACTGGAATGGTATGCCTTAATCGATCAGGAGCTGCGTAAAAACCCACTATCAGAAGATGCCGCGATGGTGGAACAATTCAAGTACATCGGTATTGGCGGCGATGAGCCGTTCGATCCAGACAACCTATCTGATACTCAAAAGAAAGGCTTGCTGCGAGCTCTGCAAAGTTCACAGCAGATCATTCACTATGCCGGTCGCAGCATCGGCACAAGCAATAACGGATGGTCAATGATGTTCGAAGGAGGCCAGTACGGCAACGACTACTTGAGCCGTGCCAGCATCAACCTCCGCGCAGCCGGACTGAACGTTCCCGAGCGGGCACTCTACCCCAACCGCTATACCGATGCTGACGGTAACCAACTGTCTGGCGCTCACCAATACCGGATGACCATGCCAGCTGACGCGCCAGCAGAAGCATTTTGGTCGCTGACCATGTACGATGCCGAAAATCTCTACATGGTCGAAAACAAGATAAACCGCTACTCTATTTCAACCAACCGCCCCGGTGAATTGGCATACAACCCTGATGGCACACTGACCATTTGTATTCAAAACGAACAACCAAAAGACAATGGATGTAACTGGCTCCCCGCCCCTGAAGACGATTTTTACCTTCATATGCGCTTGTACGAACCAACCGAAGCGGTTCTGAACAATACGTATCCACTGCCTCAAGTGGAACGTGTTATGTAA
- a CDS encoding cytochrome c-type protein NapC (COG3005), with amino-acid sequence MESQRPGIIRRFWQWFRKPSHFAIGTVLTVGVVAGVILWGGFNTAMEYSNTESFCIGCHEMENNVYQEYVGTVHYNNSSGVRATCPDCHVPKEWAPKMVRKIQASKELYAKALGLVDTPQKFEDHRFEMASREWDRMKANDSQECRNCHNFEYMDFSTQKSVAAGIHSRAIEDGNTCIDCHKGIAHQLPKGHKIESAI; translated from the coding sequence ATGGAGAGTCAACGACCTGGAATCATCCGGCGTTTTTGGCAGTGGTTCAGAAAGCCCAGCCACTTTGCGATTGGCACTGTCCTGACCGTGGGTGTGGTTGCAGGTGTTATCCTGTGGGGCGGGTTTAACACTGCGATGGAGTACAGCAACACGGAAAGCTTCTGTATCGGTTGTCATGAAATGGAGAACAACGTTTACCAAGAGTATGTTGGAACCGTTCACTACAACAACAGCAGCGGTGTCAGGGCAACCTGTCCGGATTGTCACGTACCCAAAGAGTGGGCTCCGAAAATGGTGCGAAAGATCCAAGCCTCGAAAGAGCTGTATGCCAAAGCGCTGGGACTTGTCGATACCCCGCAGAAGTTCGAGGATCACCGGTTTGAAATGGCCTCCCGAGAGTGGGACCGGATGAAAGCCAATGATTCTCAGGAGTGCCGGAACTGCCACAATTTTGAATACATGGATTTCAGCACCCAGAAGTCGGTCGCTGCCGGCATCCATAGCCGGGCCATCGAAGACGGCAATACCTGTATTGATTGCCACAAGGGTATTGCCCACCAACTACCGAAAGGTCATAAAATCGAAAGTGCGATTTAA
- a CDS encoding citrate reductase cytochrome c-type subunit (COG3043) produces the protein MKGKYVVSALLAAVVSLAAFAEVTSLRGAQEIGDTNTVAPIKPVPKMQDKLALEYVHQPPLIPHSTEMVQINPSNNGCLQCHDVDKYRRTGAPRVSPTHYMDSNNKILSDVAPRRYFCLQCHVPQADAAPLVENTFKPAGKFGQ, from the coding sequence ATGAAGGGTAAGTATGTTGTGTCTGCGCTGCTGGCGGCTGTCGTGAGCCTGGCAGCATTTGCAGAGGTTACCTCGTTACGTGGCGCGCAGGAGATAGGGGATACCAATACCGTTGCGCCCATCAAGCCGGTGCCAAAAATGCAAGATAAGCTGGCCTTGGAATATGTCCATCAACCCCCACTGATCCCGCACTCAACGGAAATGGTGCAGATCAACCCGAGCAACAATGGCTGTTTGCAATGCCATGATGTCGACAAGTACCGCAGAACGGGCGCTCCGAGGGTGAGCCCGACGCACTACATGGACAGTAACAACAAGATCCTGAGTGACGTAGCCCCTCGCCGTTACTTCTGTTTGCAGTGCCATGTACCGCAGGCTGATGCCGCGCCGCTGGTGGAAAATACCTTTAAACCGGCTGGTAAATTCGGCCAATAG